In Micropterus dolomieu isolate WLL.071019.BEF.003 ecotype Adirondacks linkage group LG01, ASM2129224v1, whole genome shotgun sequence, the sequence TATGCTATCCTGGCTGTTAAATTACATGGTGACATAATTTTATTGTCTAGTCTTGAAAGGGGACTCACTGTTGTGCTGCcaactgtaactactgtaaggAGCTATTACAACACAACCCCAGGACTTCTACACTATGTTGTTTCTGGTTATCATCCAGCTACTGTTAACAGCCTGAGTAAGGAGGAATTGTTGAGTGGTTGGAAGTTGCACAGCTCTGTAGgtaaatatttgatatattaacatttagatGTTAAGGAGGCCAAAAACTTCTGCTTAGCCCTCCAAGTTAtgcattataattattattttcttttttaacaacatacagtattatcccttgtaattatttttgattCGGTGCCCTGGAGTTTTGCTTTTTACAAACTCTTAttaaattgacaatatatttaCTTCCTAATTAGCAACGACCATGGgattactttttttgtattgaaagATATAACTTAGGAAAGAAAGATTTTCAACAGATTTTTCAAGATGGTCCACTACATCTTGGTACAAATATTAGATGGACTGCCATCggattttgtacagacattcaggGCGCCAAGAGGAgattcctctagcaccaccatgatgaggctgacatttgtggttttgtatgAAATGTTTCAACTGCTGTTGGATGGACTGCCATGACATTTGGCACACACATTCACGccccccctcaggatgaattctAGTAACTTTTGTGATCCTTAAACTTCTCATCTACTGCCACAATCCCggaaaaaaactttatttatccaacactttggtttatgactaaatacttACATAGCTAATGACTTTCCCATCAGCCTTGGCTGCAATgagtgtttagtgctaattagctgttacatgctaacatgctgaactaaaatggtgaacaaTGTTAACCTTATACCTGCTCAACATTACAATTAGCGAAAAGCATTACAGTGCTTCAATATGGCCTCACAGAGCATGGGCCTCTTAGTCTTGTTTGGGTTAAACCCAAGTTTTCaacaaatgtacagtattttaatacCAAACTACAAAGTCACATGTATGCCTGCATTTCATATCTGTCTTCTACTTTACATGGTGGTTTTTTTGAGTCAAATAAAGCACACTACACTTTAATATGTGAGACACACAGCATTCCCAGAAACCTATTGACTTTTCAGTGTGcaaataaaacagcaacaatACTGAATACTGATATCACTGGCCATACATGAAAAAGTTTTGCAAAACAGTCATCATGAATATCAGAAAGTGGTTCTACTagcaatatttaaatttaaaatggaaCTTTGCAGCCACAATTTTGCCATATTTAGTCTTCCGTCATGGTACTACTTTAAATTATTTCACTGAGGAGTTCAATTTGTACGTATAAGGTTCGATTCTGTAGCTACAttcatgtgttattttgtaTGTATATAGTCAATCAACATTTTCTGTATTATATGGCTGtggtttaaattattttgtgctATTTTTCTTCCATCTAAAAGCAAAGGTCTGACAGTTGTTCCAGTGAATGGTTGATTGACAAGCTTTTTGAGCCAGCGTCGTAAAATGTTATCAATGTGAATTTTTTAAGGTTAGCCTAAAGAGTGTCTTTCCATAGGTGTGTATAATAACCCTGAGCTTCATAATTTTAAATGTAGCAACAACTTGAGCACTTAATCATTTGGTATgcttaaacattaaaatactttcTCCAGCTCGTCACCATCAGCTTTATATCCCAGCTTACACGGCGACATGAGTAGTTTGTGAACACTTGACACTTGTGCTGATGAATCTTGACAAGCAAATCAAACCTACTGCCACTCCTGTTTTAAAGTGATCTTGCTTAATGTATTTGTATTGATTTGAATGTGTTCTATAGAGTGCTCCTCTTGTGTCTAGCCATTGAACCTCATGGGCTTTTGTTTCTTCCAAAATGGGCACCTCTTGTGTTTCCCTCTGTAGTGATGGTAGTGTTATTAGTCTTGCCTTTTTGTGCATTAAATTAATAAACTTACTTGATACCAATAATTGTTCAGAAGATGctttcattcttcttcttcttcttcttctttgaagcatatttgtacaaaaacaatatttcgGATTTACATACTTATTgatttattccattttataaacatttaaaagcaaaataagtGCAGATACACAACTGAAACCTTAAACATTCAACCTACCTAAgatcacacattttaaaaactattttaactCTTTGTCTTCCTCTGATTCTGAGTGTTAATGAAGATCCCAGTCATTCTTAGCTCTGAAATGAGTGGGTTGTTTGGATATTTAATAACCACGCCTGTCCTTTTGGGTTGCAGTCTAGTTCGCCTGGCAGGAAAAGCCACTGCAGCTGTGTGGTCTGACTCTGGTCTCCACAAACCTACAAAAAGGTTCAGTGGCTGTTGCTCTCTGATTTTtgtcactgcagcacaactatCAGGTGAAGCAGGGCTGTGTTTTCTCGCTGTCTTTTTTGAGGAATGTGCACGTGAGTTAGATTTACTTCGGTAATCAATAGAGGAGTTGCTTCCAGAAATAGGAAGAGATTGTTTTCTCTGTAACTCTCTTTTTCCTACCTTCATCACAGTGTCTGCTGTAGCTATGCACAAGCCTTGTATCCTGTCAGTTATTAACTCTTGTgggtttgtgtttaaagttacCGAAGAGCCTGTTAGTTAAGAGAACCATTTGAGGGAGTGACTTTAGTGTTCCTGTACCAGACTCCCACACCAGGAACAAACAGGTCCTTTAAGTTGTTTTCTGGTCGTTTGGCACGGTCACTGAAAAGGCAGGAGGCAAGCTTAGGGGAGGTCCTCCTCTCAGTGGTTCTCCAAGTCAAGACATATCCATCCAAGGGGCAGGAGCTCGACTTCCGCAGGATCCCATCCACACAGTCTGTGTGGaactgaagtgtgtgtgtgtgtgtgtgtgtgtttgtgtgaacatGTGAGAAGAGAAGGGTGAGATAGGACGGGATTCTCTAAAAGGTTTTTGCAttacatttgtgattttataGTTATATTGtcttagctgtgtgtgttttgatatGTTTTAGTAAGGGAATATACTTCACAGAcaccaaataaaaatattgaggTGTGGATTTTCATTAAGTACAGGTAGTCAGTACTTTTTCAGTGTTGTGTCAGAAATGAATACTTGAATTTTCTCTGATTTAGTATTGAGCTTTGcccatttcttttaaatttaggATTTTAGTGTACTAACGGACAGTCTGAAATCATCTACTAAACATAAACTTGATCTCTTAATGATGTGATTTTTACTACTTTGTATCATACTGATACTGTAAGTTAATGCATGCGCACAATGAAAGGTTTTACCTTGTGATGGCAGGGTAGAGATCGGATGCGCTGACCCAGGCTAAAATCCTGCAGACAGATCCGACACTGCTGACCCTCATCCAAGAGCCAAGATCCCGATCTCACCCTGAAAATAGGCAGACACCCCAACACGTGTTCTGGTAGAGGGACTACAGCTAAAGGGATGATGCTGAGTGGCAAGATATTTAGTGAACGAAAAATTGCATATTATTAATACATAGTTACAGTTATTCTTCTAACCAAGATTTTTTGTACTACAAGTTGTCAGAGTGAATCTGGCCATCTTCTGGGTGTATTCAATAACTCACCTGTCATTTTCTGGCTGAGAGGTCGCTCCCTTTGGTTCATCACTGTGCTCCTCTGCCACAAGGTGCcacttttctctccttttctgctCGAGTTTTAGgcaagtttagtttttattttctttaggtgtgtatttattttgaacCTTATAGTGTTAGTTAGGATTACTTATTAACACCATTAACACTACTcacaacaaacagaaatagGACAATTCACTTGACAAAGGCCAGTTCCATTAGGTATTTGCAGTAGATGACTGCAATGTGTGGCATTAAGACCAATGCAATGTTTAGTGTTATCTGAATCATTGTTTGTTTAGCTGATGCCGTGcacatatttttttcaacacTAAATCGCCAAAGCTTACTGTTCGTGAAGCAAACGGATGATGTGGGTGGCAGCCCTTCTTTGAGCAGTCCTCACATAAATAGAAGTCACTGCAGACCGTGCATCTGAACAGATGATAACAGGGATAAAAGGAGGCCTGGGAGCACAGCATGACTAGGAAATGACGGTTTACCAAAATAGTCTGCCTCAcaaaaatttgcaaacattagATACAATAACTTACAAAACACTACAGTATAACAGTAAACTGCCAATTACCATACTGTACCATACTATACAATACAGACaacttttatttcttctaaatTTTACCCCAAACTCTTATGACTGCTACCTGCTTACTTGAAACATTTGCCAGTGACGGGGCAGACCCGGCAGCTCTGACAGAGAACTCCCAGGTGTCTGTCTGGCCTCTCTCTTTCAGCGGCAGTGAAGAGCTTTGCTGCATTATTCACCTGCTCCTGGAGTAACTTCAATGAGCTGAAGTCCTCCCTGCACTTCACTGTTTCTTCCCTGTCCGACAGTCTCTGGTGATCCACCCACACCTTCATGCAAGAGATGTGGACATTATTGCCACAACCGAACCTGGGAAAGACAAGGACAGTGCATGATAGCGcagatgtgcatgtgttttaacAAAATGTCCTCTTTTGTGAATATCAGGAGGTTTGAACTTCGTCCGAAAATCTGTGCTGGTGGTTTCCTCCAAGCTTTCTGTATGTCAACACCTGGGTGTGCTGTACTGGGACTGATAATGCTTTATGGGGTCATGTTCTGGCCAGAAGTGCAACAAAACTGGACTAGAACATCTTACATCATTGTGAAACATCACtgtactgaaacaaaaacagtgagtgCAACCCCGACCCTAGTCCGACCACAGCTGCCAACACACCTGCAGTAAGACACAGGCTGTTTTTTCTCCAGCAGCTCTTCTTGACAGATAGGACACACATCCTGGGCTTGGATCACTTTCCGGCAGACACTTCCAGCCTCCTGGTCCATGACTGGTTGGCTCGGGGTCCTAGAAGCAGCAGAAGGATAATTTTCCGTCCGGTGGGCTTTGGTTTGATGTAAACCATGGAGCACCTCCAAGATCTGTCTCTCCACAAGTCCATGCTGAAATGAATCTAGAGCAGAGTTATTTATAACAGTGCATGTCAACAGGAGCACGTGCAAAAGGGTGGGTCAAATTACCTGCAAAGTTTACACACCAATTATTGTTCAGTGTTAAACCTGAAATACCCACACAGCATTAAAtagttttaatttaactttagtCTATTAAATCAGCATTGTGCTGTCCCATATAATCAAGGTTTAAAAGGAATTCTATCACTGTTCTGAAGCTAGATGTTAGGTGTAATAGGGGTTTTGATGACCTTTCATGCTTTAAGTGTGTCACAAAACCAAATCTTAAACTGAATTTGTTTAAGtctctttttaatgttttaacaatgtaactgaattgaaaatgttcagtatgcaatcagtgtaaaaataaatgcataagcAACTTACATTCATGTTCTCTGGGCAGTCTGAATTTCCGCAGTAAAACCTTGGAATGATAAATATTCTTCTTCAAagtcaaatatttcaaattaatCAATATTTAAAAGGTGTTCTAACAAAAAAACCATGTCATAATTTTAAAGTACagtaaaaaagtatttaaattattttatttaatttatatcagGCAGtctaattaaaaagaaaaggacacTAAGAATctaactgtcaatatttttacagtttcaTACTTTTTATTATGCACACAATTTGGTCAGTGTCCAAGACCCAATCCCAGTAATTAAGTCCtgcaaaaatgttgatttttttccaataacaataaaaaagtagcCTTGGGAAATATCTGGATAAAAACTCCTTTGAGTGTcaatctttttctgtgtgttactgatACCAGCACATGTGTTTGCATGGCTCCTGCTCCTTGGTGAACTCCAGGCAAGTGCATGAATTTGGGTCACCCAAGCACACCTGAACAGCATGAACAAGAGAACATGCTGGAGTaaagacacaaaacatttgGGGGGGATTTTGAGCAACATGCGTCCTGAAATGATTGACCTTGAAGTTCCTGCCCCCCCGGTCCTCTCTGAGCAGAAATGCTGTTGGGCCGAAGGATTTCAGGAGAAATATAGTTGTGTTGAGGGCTTGGTCTTGGTGGAAACTCACTGCATCACTGACCATGGTCCTCCAGGCAGTTTTCCTGAACATCCTGTCAACATGTTTATCAATCATCTACcctgtaataataaaaaatgaggGTATCTGAAATTGCTGGGAGGTTAAGGTTTCAGTCTACACATCTTAAAATCTGTTTCACGAATCAGTTTCTCTTTATCTTCTTCCCCACCTTACATTTATATAAAGTCGCTcaaaaaaatactacataaaaaGACCTTCCTCAACGGTGGAGCAACTTTACAGGCAAAGGTATAACGTTACATGAACTTATAAAAATACTTTTCGTTCTCACCTCCTTTTATACCTGGATAGACTTAGCATTTGCTAAGCAAATGCAAACAGCAGGTAGTTTGATCAGGTTGCTAGTTAAATGTTCACGACTTGTCtgactaacgttaacgttaagttAATTGAACACTGAAACTTAAATTACTGTAACCTGGAAATTGCTCGGAATTCCTTGTgtattcagaaaaaaatacGTTTTCTTCTCCGCTATCATAAAGCCACATGATATCTCgttttaaaacatcaaaaagaTAAAACTGTTAGCTTGAGTATGATAACGTTTTCGTTGCTCTCTTAACTTCGCAAAGTTAACGTTAACTTAATACCTAGCTTGCACCTTGTCACGACTTCCGGTTAATGCATTCTAATGACATCTCAGTATCTACTGGGATCCGTTAAAACAAACAGTAACTCTCTTTCAGTGTAATAAACATATCACTCGAGGCGTACACTTTTCAAAAAGTAACGTTACCTGTATTTGTTGATAAAGTCCTAAAGACCAGCCGTCACTTTGTTAACTACTCTGCGGAGCAAGACTCAGTGGACGCCGTAACCACGGTAACCTGACGCTTGTCCTGCAGAGGGCGCCATTGCAAAAGAATTAAAACCCTCTGATTGGTCCGTTTCCTGCTGCCCCAAAGTAATATTGTTCACGGCCTCTTTTATTGCCATGTTAATGAATGTTAAcagtagtaggcctatttgCAGTAGTATTAGCATAACATTAGTATAACAGCCATAGATTTCTTTTACAAGAATCACAGATAAACAAGCAAGACCTGAGACAATAAGTGATATCAGCTATAGCAAATTGAATATGTTAATGATTTACAGAGCTCAGACTAAAGATCAACAGCCAGGATATTAAAGTTTACTTTTTACCTTTATATATTATAGACGACATAATATgatacattttaattgttatCAATCATATCAACGCCTTACAAGTAATGTCAGTTCCACTGTAGGGATGTCCCTCTGTCTGCCTACACAAAAGGCAGGCATGTGATGTCATCCACAGTCCCAGTCAGTTTTTATCAGGACAGCTCAGTGTCGCCTCTGACTCTGGTGTGAAACACTCACACTGAAGGACTATTCCTGACAGAAATCACAAAAAACAGCGTCTTTTCCTGCAGAAGTTGTACTCTGAGAGTAAAGGATTACTCTTCAAGATCAGGCAATCACTGTGTTTCATTATTTGTCGGCTCCTGCAAAGGTAAGTTTCTTTAATACCGAGAGTGTCAGCATGTGGACTGTGATTACTGTTCAAGGACTGGTTATGGTGCAGAAAACAGGCcaaatgtttctttttgaaTATCACATTGATCTAGAAATGTTATACTTCAGACTGTATGTGGTACAGTTTTCTAACAGTGGTAGAGAAACAAAACCATAGGTTAAAATACCCTTAACTTTGCTGTTGGCAGGAGAAAACATCTGTTTACCTTCCAATAAATCCAAGAGTTTTATTCAAAAAAGAGTAACCTAATATTTTTTTCCAGGGGTGGAAATCCTGATTTCCTAGATACATACCTGTCTCTATACATGAGCATTAAACAGTGAGCATATTCATAACACAAAACACTTGAGTAGAGATTATAGAAGGCTACACACGTATGCAATGTTACCCATGTTGAAACACTATATATTTAGGTCTCCAGGTTCCAAATCCCTGGTCAAATATTAACTGATTTCTTTAAAGCAAAATAATGTATCCCATAGAATGAATACGCTCAACCAACCTCCAATTCTGTCACACCTAACAATGAAAATCTGCTTACATTGTGGACGTGGAAGTGGTGAAATGGGATTTCCTGGacaaatgtgtttctaataaaggCAACTTCACACGGTAGTGTGTAAATCCTCTGTTTGTGGTACAGATGGCCCACGCAGTAAGGGAGTAACTTCACCTTGAGCTATTAAGTTGCCATTAGAGAGATGTACTGTGTGTCTTTGGATGTTTTCAAGAAGATATTAATCTTATAAACTGACAAAGATTTCCTCAATTAGTAGTCATGGGAGTTCAAAATTATTAAAGTGTTTTGGTCTGTATcattatataatgtaatatgtttttgGGAAAGTATCAGACTATCATACTGAGCATGactgagatgacagaaagaTTTTGACCTTGTGACTTACAGTGAATTGTTAGATTACAAAATGCTCAGAAATGACACCactgaactttaaaaaaattttaaggAAACGTGGGGGTGATTTTAAACTGTAGCAATGTAGTGATAGAGATACAATCACAATCGCTTCTCCATGAACTCTGAAAACACTCACAGCTACAGAGGAAATTACTCATTTAGACTCATCAGAGACTGCGAAGAAAATAAGATCTAACCACtgtcatattattattaaactaaatatgttaaatatgttaaactaatttgcaaatgttaaacATATCCATAAATGTCTGCCTCTTTGTCAAAACCTCCTTTGGATGGATTAGAACTCATGATTGGGATCATTTGAACCTCAAGTTTGTGGTCATGATCAGGTCATTTTCATTAGGTTTTTAtgccattttattatttattttttggttgtattttgttctgttttgtagtGTTTTCTTGTTGATTTGTATGAAGCCCATAGGGGCGGGTGTTGCAAAGCTTAGGCTATGTCTGGGATTTTCAGAGTCTGAGACATGTGGGCATCCATCAGACAAAACTTGGAAAAAGACACCCCCTCACCTTAGTTTACTTGCTAAGTTTTGCTAAATTCCTTGATGCTTttgggatcatgattatgttatttgtaATAACAGACACTCTACAATTTAGCAAGATAGTCTAATATTACTGTTAGACATAACTTCAGACTACACTAAAATTCCCCTAAACTACTATCTCTTAAACCAAATCACACATTTTGATAACGTAAACGTAAATGTAATaacttttcactttcatttactCAGCCTTCCCTGAGACAGATTGGAGCCCACCTGGGAAGGCCCACatcccactttgaaaacccctgggcTATGTGATATAAGTCCATGATACACTCTTTCAGCTATGATAAATGAATtagataaatattatatttgaatttaaaaaagttgTGCCACTCCTGAGACTGTCACtcataacaaataaaacatccaGTCTCTGTTACCATTAGAAACCATCATTTGCTCCTCATACATATTTATTCACTTTAAACAAATCATAATATATTGCTACTTATATCTTTATATTGACTGGATTGTGAAACTTTCCAACagggtgtatttgtttttgtacaataaAGCTATGAGGCAATTGCACTTTTTAATAACAGTGGTTGGCTCAACAGTGTGTAGCTCTTCACAAATCAGTAATCTGTGCAGGAAATACGTGAGCTAAAATAGAGTGGAATTCAAACAGTATCAGTGACAAATTACTATTTTTACACCGTTACAGTTAGAACCGTGATAATTTCCACTGCTTTCACATTGACTGTCATGCCTCTTCTGTATGATATAACCTGTCTACGATGGCTGGAAAAAATGGCGCTTCATcgcaaaatatttttaatttctgataATCTATTCTGGCTGGGTTACTTTGATAGAACTGAACTATCATGTTTGGAAATGTGCAGTTTTCCACTCTATTCATTATGTTTTCCATCTTATATGTCTTATTGAAATGTTGCATACGCTGGTGTATGCTTATTTTGCACACCCTGCACATGAAGCATTTAATTAGCTGATGAAAGCATCCGCATACTGTATGTACGCGAGTTTGCAGCACGTGCTCTTACTGCGTTTACcatattgatgtgtttttgccAAACCTTGGTTAAGATTGCTCAACAAGCATAATAAGCATGCAGGAAGGAAGCAGCGGGGATTGGAGGAAGCAAAAGGCCAAATCTGTAACCCTAACGTCCAAAAAGGGGAGACCTGccattacaaattaaaaacatgggtttggagacagagctgcactgttttgtttacattactTTTGATCAGGGCAAAGGTTAAGGAAGTGGACATTGTTTGACAAAACTGCAATGTTTAGAGTAGCCTAAAAGTTGcctgaaacaaaaatgtttatggaaacttaaactgtaaaaatataaaatgaagatTGCAGAGTTCTGATGTTAGAATAGAAAATGAACTacaattttgatatttaaacatgtaaaaagaataataacaaatatgccggattcattttaaaatcttgATTATACAGTATGGGGGTGACAGCACAGAGCACGTGAACTGGAGTTTAGATCCAACTCCTGTCAACACATCGTGTGGATCACGTTAACAGCTGC encodes:
- the zswim2 gene encoding E3 ubiquitin-protein ligase ZSWIM2 isoform X8; the encoded protein is MLSLSRYKRRMFRKTAWRTMVSDAVSFHQDQALNTTIFLLKSFGPTAFLLREDRGGRNFKVCLGDPNSCTCLEFTKEQEPCKHMCWTPSQPVMDQEAGSVCRKVIQAQDVCPICQEELLEKKQPVSYCRFGCGNNVHISCMKVWVDHQRLSDREETVKCREDFSSLKLLQEQVNNAAKLFTAAERERPDRHLGVLCQSCRVCPVTGKCFKCTVCSDFYLCEDCSKKGCHPHHPFASRTKRREKWHLVAEEHSDEPKGATSQPENDRVRSGSWLLDEGQQCRICLQDFSLGQRIRSLPCHHKKKKKKKNESIF
- the zswim2 gene encoding E3 ubiquitin-protein ligase ZSWIM2 isoform X6, with translation MLSLSRYKRRMFRKTAWRTMVSDAVSFHQDQALNTTIFLLKSFGPTAFLLREDRGGRNFKVCLGDPNSCTCLEFTKEQEPCKHMCWTPSQPVMDQEAGSVCRKVIQAQDVCPICQEELLEKKQPVSYCRFGCGNNVHISCMKVWVDHQRLSDREETVKCREDFSSLKLLQEQVNNAAKLFTAAERERPDRHLGVLCQSCRVCPVTGKCFKCTVCSDFYLCEDCSKKGCHPHHPFASRTKRREKWHLVAEEHSDEPKGATSQPENDSIIPLAVVPLPEHVLGCLPIFRVRSGSWLLDEGQQCRICLQDFSLGQRIRSLPCHHKKKKKKKNESIF
- the zswim2 gene encoding E3 ubiquitin-protein ligase ZSWIM2 isoform X2, with product MIDKHVDRMFRKTAWRTMVSDAVSFHQDQALNTTIFLLKSFGPTAFLLREDRGGRNFKVCLGDPNSCTCLEFTKEQEPCKHMCWTPSQPVMDQEAGSVCRKVIQAQDVCPICQEELLEKKQPVSYCRFGCGNNVHISCMKVWVDHQRLSDREETVKCREDFSSLKLLQEQVNNAAKLFTAAERERPDRHLGVLCQSCRVCPVTGKCFKCTVCSDFYLCEDCSKKGCHPHHPFASRTKRREKWHLVAEEHSDEPKGATSQPENDSIIPLAVVPLPEHVLGCLPIFRVRSGSWLLDEGQQCRICLQDFSLGQRIRSLPCHHKFHTDCVDGILRKSSSCPLDGYVLTWRTTERRTSPKLASCLFSDRAKRPENNLKDLFVPGVGVWYRNTKVTPSNGSLN
- the zswim2 gene encoding E3 ubiquitin-protein ligase ZSWIM2 isoform X3 — translated: MFRKTAWRTMVSDAVSFHQDQALNTTIFLLKSFGPTAFLLREDRGGRNFKVCLGDPNSCTCLEFTKEQEPCKHMCWTPSQPVMDQEAGSVCRKVIQAQDVCPICQEELLEKKQPVSYCRFGCGNNVHISCMKVWVDHQRLSDREETVKCREDFSSLKLLQEQVNNAAKLFTAAERERPDRHLGVLCQSCRVCPVTGKCFKCTVCSDFYLCEDCSKKGCHPHHPFASRTKRREKWHLVAEEHSDEPKGATSQPENDSIIPLAVVPLPEHVLGCLPIFRVRSGSWLLDEGQQCRICLQDFSLGQRIRSLPCHHKFHTDCVDGILRKSSSCPLDGYVLTWRTTERRTSPKLASCLFSDRAKRPENNLKDLFVPGVGVWYRNTKVTPSNGSLN
- the zswim2 gene encoding E3 ubiquitin-protein ligase ZSWIM2 isoform X4; translated protein: MHLPGVHQGAGAMQTHVLVLLRKFRLPREHEYSFQHGLVERQILEVLHGLHQTKAHRTENYPSAASRTPSQPVMDQEAGSVCRKVIQAQDVCPICQEELLEKKQPVSYCRFGCGNNVHISCMKVWVDHQRLSDREETVKCREDFSSLKLLQEQVNNAAKLFTAAERERPDRHLGVLCQSCRVCPVTGKCFKCTVCSDFYLCEDCSKKGCHPHHPFASRTKRREKWHLVAEEHSDEPKGATSQPENDSIIPLAVVPLPEHVLGCLPIFRVRSGSWLLDEGQQCRICLQDFSLGQRIRSLPCHHKFHTDCVDGILRKSSSCPLDGYVLTWRTTERRTSPKLASCLFSDRAKRPENNLKDLFVPGVGVWYRNTKVTPSNGSLN
- the zswim2 gene encoding E3 ubiquitin-protein ligase ZSWIM2 isoform X1, which gives rise to MLSLSRYKRRMFRKTAWRTMVSDAVSFHQDQALNTTIFLLKSFGPTAFLLREDRGGRNFKVCLGDPNSCTCLEFTKEQEPCKHMCWTPSQPVMDQEAGSVCRKVIQAQDVCPICQEELLEKKQPVSYCRFGCGNNVHISCMKVWVDHQRLSDREETVKCREDFSSLKLLQEQVNNAAKLFTAAERERPDRHLGVLCQSCRVCPVTGKCFKCTVCSDFYLCEDCSKKGCHPHHPFASRTKRREKWHLVAEEHSDEPKGATSQPENDSIIPLAVVPLPEHVLGCLPIFRVRSGSWLLDEGQQCRICLQDFSLGQRIRSLPCHHKFHTDCVDGILRKSSSCPLDGYVLTWRTTERRTSPKLASCLFSDRAKRPENNLKDLFVPGVGVWYRNTKVTPSNGSLN
- the zswim2 gene encoding E3 ubiquitin-protein ligase ZSWIM2 isoform X5, producing MLSLSRYKRRMFRKTAWRTMVSDAVSFHQDQALNTTIFLLKSFGPTAFLLREDRGGRNFKVCLGDPNSCTCLEFTKEQEPCKHMCWTPSQPVMDQEAGSVCRKVIQAQDVCPICQEELLEKKQPVSYCRFGCGNNVHISCMKVWVDHQRLSDREETVKCREDFSSLKLLQEQVNNAAKLFTAAERERPDRHLGVLCQSCRVCPVTGKCFKCTVCSDFYLCEDCSKKGCHPHHPFASRTKRREKWHLVAEEHSDEPKGATSQPENDRVRSGSWLLDEGQQCRICLQDFSLGQRIRSLPCHHKFHTDCVDGILRKSSSCPLDGYVLTWRTTERRTSPKLASCLFSDRAKRPENNLKDLFVPGVGVWYRNTKVTPSNGSLN
- the zswim2 gene encoding E3 ubiquitin-protein ligase ZSWIM2 isoform X7; the protein is MTPSQPVMDQEAGSVCRKVIQAQDVCPICQEELLEKKQPVSYCRFGCGNNVHISCMKVWVDHQRLSDREETVKCREDFSSLKLLQEQVNNAAKLFTAAERERPDRHLGVLCQSCRVCPVTGKCFKCTVCSDFYLCEDCSKKGCHPHHPFASRTKRREKWHLVAEEHSDEPKGATSQPENDSIIPLAVVPLPEHVLGCLPIFRVRSGSWLLDEGQQCRICLQDFSLGQRIRSLPCHHKFHTDCVDGILRKSSSCPLDGYVLTWRTTERRTSPKLASCLFSDRAKRPENNLKDLFVPGVGVWYRNTKVTPSNGSLN